One segment of Leeia aquatica DNA contains the following:
- a CDS encoding alpha/beta fold hydrolase — MQRRFKAAIAGLLWVAASMAVAGPACSPGMLPVNGHGLWVNHQAGAQPTLVFEAGGGNDATGWSRFLEQAKPLGLSTFVYDRAGLGNSEVDPSPYTVQREVAALAAALEACEVKGDLILVAHSYGGNIALLLAAQHRQVKGVVLLDTVIPGYNTAERIQKILDTYRPQYPEIREKAPKLAAAVIPMMEAYPDTAKALDAVSLPPGLPVVDIVAEKPAVDTPEEAAAWHAAHRAFVQKDTSRSYVLAKDSGHKVMVDRPDLVLRAIETLLQRITVQP; from the coding sequence GTGCAACGACGTTTCAAGGCTGCCATCGCAGGTCTACTGTGGGTTGCCGCCAGCATGGCGGTGGCAGGGCCCGCCTGTAGCCCGGGCATGCTTCCGGTCAATGGCCATGGGCTGTGGGTGAATCATCAGGCCGGCGCGCAACCGACGCTTGTGTTTGAAGCCGGGGGCGGCAACGATGCCACGGGCTGGTCCCGCTTTCTGGAGCAGGCCAAGCCGCTGGGGCTCAGCACCTTTGTCTATGACCGGGCAGGGCTGGGAAACAGTGAAGTAGACCCGTCTCCCTATACGGTACAGCGGGAGGTCGCCGCACTGGCGGCTGCGCTGGAAGCCTGTGAGGTCAAAGGTGACCTGATACTGGTGGCCCATTCCTATGGCGGCAACATCGCCTTATTGCTGGCGGCACAGCATCGCCAGGTCAAAGGTGTGGTGCTGCTGGATACGGTGATACCGGGTTACAACACAGCCGAGCGCATCCAGAAAATTCTGGATACCTATCGGCCGCAATACCCGGAAATACGCGAAAAAGCCCCCAAGCTTGCGGCTGCAGTCATCCCGATGATGGAAGCCTACCCGGACACGGCCAAGGCGCTGGATGCAGTAAGCCTGCCGCCGGGCTTGCCGGTGGTAGACATCGTGGCAGAAAAGCCAGCGGTGGATACCCCGGAAGAAGCCGCCGCCTGGCATGCTGCCCATCGTGCCTTTGTGCAGAAAGATACAAGCAGATCCTATGTCCTCGCCAAAGACAGTGGCCACAAGGTGATGGTAGACCGGCCAGACCTCGTCCTCCGCGCGATTGAAACCCTGCTTCAGCGCATCACGGTTCAGCCCTGA
- a CDS encoding helix-turn-helix domain-containing protein, giving the protein MSVAALLPAASPACGDDTRFQPLAAGWPIADIAPAVGLVDLAHFTRLFKRLYGLTPARYQQQSGSRPLH; this is encoded by the coding sequence GTGAGCGTCGCAGCACTCTTGCCTGCTGCATCGCCCGCCTGCGGGGACGACACCCGATTTCAACCGCTGGCGGCGGGCTGGCCCATTGCCGACATTGCCCCGGCGGTCGGGCTGGTGGACCTGGCACACTTTACCCGGCTGTTCAAACGGCTGTACGGCCTCACCCCGGCCCGTTATCAACAGCAGTCTGGTAGCAGGCCGCTGCACTGA
- a CDS encoding alkaline phosphatase family protein, translated as MDKLVLVLADGLRADTARFYMGYLAALEEGGRAHRTQFPCMLPSLSRPLYATLITGRAPIEHGVVSNDQPGVSCGETLFHQLMQSGKRSAAAAYYFFYEMLSGERYHPYQHRLAAVPAAGLGAACWYHADEYPDSHTLADGEALRQHYQPDFLMIHTMGSDHAGHVHGGGTDAYNMAARVLDMQLALLIPRWHAEGYHVVLTSDHGMHPDRMHGGTQPVERDVPFYWLPHDRSRPALPLAQRDVRAFLARVLLGAG; from the coding sequence ATGGACAAGCTGGTGCTGGTACTGGCCGATGGGCTGCGGGCGGATACCGCGCGATTTTATATGGGCTATCTGGCGGCGCTGGAGGAGGGCGGGCGCGCGCATCGTACCCAGTTCCCTTGCATGCTGCCCAGCCTGTCGCGCCCGCTGTATGCTACTTTGATCACCGGGCGTGCACCGATCGAGCACGGCGTGGTCAGCAATGATCAGCCGGGTGTGTCCTGCGGCGAAACGCTGTTTCACCAGCTGATGCAGTCCGGCAAGCGCAGTGCCGCTGCCGCCTACTACTTCTTTTACGAGATGCTGAGCGGCGAGCGCTATCACCCCTACCAGCACCGGCTGGCAGCCGTGCCGGCGGCGGGCCTGGGCGCGGCCTGCTGGTACCACGCCGATGAGTACCCGGACAGCCACACCCTGGCCGACGGTGAAGCGCTGCGCCAGCACTACCAGCCCGATTTCCTGATGATCCACACCATGGGCAGCGACCACGCCGGGCACGTGCATGGTGGCGGTACAGACGCCTACAACATGGCCGCCCGCGTGCTCGACATGCAGCTGGCGTTGCTGATCCCGCGCTGGCACGCCGAAGGCTACCACGTGGTACTGACCAGCGACCACGGCATGCACCCCGACCGCATGCACGGCGGCACCCAGCCGGTAGAGCGCGATGTACCCTTCTACTGGCTCCCGCACGACCGCAGCCGCCCGGCGCTACCGCTCGCCCAGCGCGACGTACGTGCCTTCCTCGCCCGTGTGCTGCTGGGGGCGGGGTGA
- a CDS encoding LysR substrate-binding domain-containing protein: MTPPRLPSLHALHVFEAVGRLLSFTRAAQALHLTRSAVSHQIARLEDELGQKLFVRETRRIRLTPAGAEYLDWVRRAFALLQEGTQAVRAPTRQVLRVSLLASFASHWLVPRLHRFQAQHPDIELQMDPSIRLSQPGVDTDVAIRYGRGDWPDVQGIQIMDEWLTPICSPALLAEGGPWRLPESLLQHNLLFSWSPNALEWSAWSGAFGCSLAGTRQTMLTDYNIVLHGAQSGQGLAMGRLRLLAPLLAQGSLACPFPQLVLRGDVSHWLLLPPGPPSPAAQAFADWLQQEAAMGESSSPIG; this comes from the coding sequence ATGACGCCCCCGCGCCTGCCCTCCCTGCACGCCCTGCATGTGTTTGAAGCGGTAGGTCGCCTGCTCAGCTTCACACGGGCGGCGCAGGCGCTGCATTTGACGCGCAGTGCGGTCAGCCACCAGATCGCCCGGCTGGAGGATGAGCTGGGGCAGAAGCTGTTTGTGCGGGAGACCCGCCGTATCCGCTTGACCCCGGCCGGGGCCGAGTATCTGGACTGGGTGCGGCGCGCCTTTGCCTTGCTGCAGGAAGGCACGCAGGCGGTACGTGCGCCTACCCGGCAGGTGCTGCGGGTGAGCCTGCTGGCTTCGTTCGCCAGCCACTGGCTGGTACCGCGCCTGCACCGCTTTCAGGCGCAGCATCCAGACATCGAGCTGCAGATGGACCCGAGCATCCGCCTGTCGCAACCCGGCGTGGATACCGATGTGGCGATCCGCTACGGGCGGGGGGACTGGCCGGATGTGCAAGGCATCCAGATCATGGACGAATGGCTCACGCCGATCTGCAGCCCGGCCTTGCTGGCCGAAGGCGGGCCGTGGCGGCTGCCGGAAAGCCTGCTGCAGCACAACCTGCTGTTTTCCTGGTCACCCAATGCGCTGGAATGGAGTGCGTGGTCGGGCGCGTTTGGCTGCTCGCTGGCCGGTACCCGCCAGACCATGCTTACCGACTACAATATTGTGCTGCACGGTGCGCAATCCGGCCAGGGGCTGGCAATGGGCCGCCTGCGGCTGCTGGCGCCGCTGCTGGCGCAAGGCAGCCTTGCCTGCCCCTTCCCGCAACTGGTGCTGCGCGGCGATGTGAGCCACTGGCTGCTGCTGCCGCCCGGTCCGCCCTCCCCGGCGGCGCAGGCGTTTGCCGACTGGCTGCAGCAGGAAGCCGCCATGGGTGAATCCAGTTCACCCATCGGGTAA
- a CDS encoding RidA family protein — translation MSNSIRARVEQLGLSLPPLTSPAANYVSRVRTGNLLYLSGQIAQQQGEPAYIGKLGREFNVEQGQLAALSCGLSLIAHIIQATDDRLDQVRKVVRLGGFVNATPEFADHSQVVNGASDLMVSVFGDAGRHVRTSVGVGSLPVGVAVEVDAIIELA, via the coding sequence ATGTCCAACAGCATCCGCGCCCGTGTCGAACAACTGGGCCTGTCCCTGCCGCCGCTCACCAGCCCGGCCGCCAACTATGTGTCGCGCGTTCGTACCGGCAACCTGCTGTACCTCTCTGGCCAGATTGCGCAGCAGCAAGGCGAACCGGCCTATATCGGCAAACTGGGCCGCGAATTCAATGTCGAGCAAGGCCAGCTGGCTGCGCTAAGCTGCGGCCTGTCGCTGATTGCCCACATCATCCAGGCCACTGACGACCGGCTGGACCAGGTCCGCAAAGTGGTAAGGCTGGGCGGCTTCGTCAATGCCACGCCGGAATTTGCGGACCACTCACAGGTAGTCAACGGCGCATCCGACCTGATGGTATCGGTGTTTGGTGACGCCGGACGCCACGTGCGTACCTCGGTGGGGGTGGGTTCGCTGCCGGTCGGGGTGGCGGTGGAAGTCGACGCCATCATTGAGCTGGCCTGA
- a CDS encoding aminotransferase class V-fold PLP-dependent enzyme, giving the protein MNRPALAHWRAQTPGLQHVCHFNHAGSSLMPQPVLDVLQAQWQREAERGGMEAAASVASAVDATYQDAARLLGAQPDEVAFSTGAGAAWGRLVASIRWQAGDRILIGRQEWASNLALLQDLSQRHGLSLEVLPSRDDGSVDPDALSTVLDDRVRLVSLTWLPANGGLINPAAEIGQRLRGSRALYLIDAAQAVGQLPVDVNELQCDLLVAAGRKYLRGPRGSGLLYVRRERLAELTPPYGNVQTQPWREGRFDWIDSARRFEDAELAPAIKLALGEAIRYALDIGLDTILLCIDQQAQALRQRLATLPGVTVHDLGLQRSGLVSFTVDSLPASVLQQRLRQQGIHIGANGVAYTPLDMQARGLHELARASVSYYSSDEEQHQLYHAIHALIPQGEYL; this is encoded by the coding sequence ATGAACCGCCCCGCCCTCGCCCACTGGCGCGCGCAGACGCCCGGCCTGCAGCACGTCTGCCATTTCAACCATGCTGGCAGCTCGCTGATGCCGCAGCCGGTGCTGGATGTGCTGCAGGCACAGTGGCAGCGTGAAGCCGAACGTGGTGGCATGGAAGCCGCCGCCAGCGTGGCCAGCGCGGTGGACGCCACCTATCAGGATGCCGCCCGCCTGCTGGGGGCCCAGCCGGACGAAGTGGCGTTCAGCACCGGAGCCGGTGCGGCCTGGGGGCGGCTGGTGGCCAGCATCCGCTGGCAAGCGGGCGACCGCATCCTGATCGGGCGGCAGGAATGGGCCAGCAATCTGGCGCTGTTGCAAGACCTGTCGCAGCGGCATGGCCTCTCGCTGGAAGTGCTGCCCAGCCGCGACGATGGCAGCGTGGACCCGGACGCACTCAGCACCGTGCTGGACGATCGGGTGCGGCTGGTGTCGCTCACCTGGCTACCGGCCAACGGCGGGCTGATCAACCCGGCGGCGGAGATCGGCCAGCGCTTGCGCGGCAGCCGTGCGCTGTATCTGATCGACGCCGCGCAGGCGGTCGGCCAGCTGCCGGTGGACGTGAATGAGCTGCAGTGCGACCTGCTGGTGGCCGCCGGGCGCAAATACCTGCGCGGCCCGCGTGGCAGCGGCCTGCTGTATGTGCGCCGCGAGCGGCTGGCCGAGCTGACCCCGCCTTATGGCAATGTGCAGACCCAGCCCTGGCGCGAAGGCCGGTTCGACTGGATAGACAGCGCCCGGCGGTTTGAAGATGCCGAGCTGGCCCCCGCCATCAAGCTGGCTTTGGGCGAAGCCATCCGCTACGCGCTGGACATCGGGCTGGACACCATCCTCCTGTGCATCGACCAACAAGCACAAGCCTTGCGCCAGCGGCTCGCCACCCTGCCGGGGGTAACGGTACATGATCTGGGCCTGCAACGCTCCGGCCTGGTGTCCTTTACCGTCGACAGCCTGCCCGCCAGCGTGCTGCAGCAGCGCCTGCGCCAGCAAGGCATCCACATTGGTGCCAACGGCGTGGCCTACACCCCGCTCGACATGCAGGCACGCGGCCTGCACGAGCTGGCCCGCGCCTCGGTGAGCTACTACAGCAGCGATGAAGAGCAGCACCAGCTCTACCACGCCATCCATGCATTGATTCCACAAGGAGAATACCTATGA
- a CDS encoding SDR family oxidoreductase: MNFGLQGKHALILGGGSGLGYATAAALAAEGVSLTLLGRQAERLQQAAQRLQGYGVTVHCLPADLADPQQVTQALLQLDELPPVDILLNNGGGPPPCAAAGIPLSLWQAQFQSLVLSLVQITDHVLPGMRARGWGRILTVASTTVEEPNPALALSNSLRSTLVGWCKTLASEVAADGVTVNMLLPGLINTDRSVSLTARAAAEAGVSVDEMSKRQSASIPLRRFGEPEEFGAVAAFLASQQASYLTGSMIRVDGGKVHHV, from the coding sequence ATGAATTTCGGACTACAGGGCAAACATGCCCTGATTCTGGGCGGCGGCAGCGGGCTGGGCTATGCCACCGCCGCCGCACTGGCGGCAGAAGGTGTGAGCCTTACTCTGCTGGGGCGGCAAGCCGAGCGCCTGCAACAGGCCGCGCAGCGCTTGCAGGGATACGGTGTCACCGTGCACTGCCTGCCGGCCGACCTGGCCGACCCGCAGCAGGTGACGCAAGCCCTGCTGCAGCTGGACGAACTGCCGCCAGTCGACATCCTGCTCAACAATGGCGGCGGCCCGCCGCCGTGCGCTGCTGCCGGTATTCCGCTCTCGCTGTGGCAAGCGCAATTCCAGAGTCTGGTGCTGTCGCTGGTGCAGATTACCGACCATGTGCTGCCTGGCATGCGCGCGCGCGGCTGGGGACGCATCCTGACGGTCGCCTCCACCACCGTGGAAGAACCCAACCCGGCGCTGGCGCTCTCCAACAGCCTGCGCAGCACGCTGGTGGGCTGGTGCAAGACACTGGCCAGCGAAGTGGCGGCGGATGGCGTGACGGTGAACATGCTGCTGCCGGGCCTGATCAACACCGACCGCAGCGTATCGCTGACCGCACGCGCCGCCGCAGAGGCCGGTGTGAGCGTGGACGAGATGAGCAAGCGCCAGTCCGCCAGCATCCCGCTGCGCCGCTTTGGCGAGCCGGAAGAGTTTGGCGCGGTGGCCGCCTTCCTCGCCAGCCAGCAGGCCAGCTACCTGACCGGCTCCATGATCCGGGTGGATGGCGGCAAGGTGCATCACGTCTAG
- a CDS encoding SDR family oxidoreductase — MAGLIILTGGSRGIGAATVRLAVSRGYAVCFSYLRQQAVAEALVAELRANGGQVWAVQADVGQEADVQRLFATADGLGQPLTGLVNNAGILERQMRLVEMDAARWQRVLQANVIGSFLCTREAVKRMSTRLGGQGGSIVNVSSGAARGGSPFEYIDYAASKGAMDSMTIGLSKEVAAEGIRVNAVRPGVIETDIHADGGEPGRVARLASTVPMQRGGQPEEVAEAILWLLSDAASFSTGAFIDVTGGR; from the coding sequence ATGGCTGGCTTGATCATCCTCACCGGCGGCAGCCGGGGCATTGGTGCCGCCACGGTACGGCTGGCTGTCTCCCGTGGCTACGCCGTCTGCTTCAGCTACCTGCGTCAGCAGGCGGTGGCCGAAGCGCTGGTGGCCGAGCTGCGCGCCAACGGCGGGCAGGTGTGGGCGGTGCAAGCGGATGTCGGGCAGGAAGCTGACGTGCAGCGCCTGTTTGCAACGGCAGACGGCCTGGGCCAGCCCCTCACCGGGCTGGTCAACAACGCCGGCATTCTGGAGCGCCAGATGCGGCTGGTAGAAATGGATGCCGCCCGCTGGCAGCGGGTGCTGCAGGCCAATGTGATCGGCAGCTTCCTCTGCACCCGTGAAGCGGTAAAGCGCATGTCCACCCGCTTGGGCGGCCAGGGCGGCAGCATCGTCAATGTGTCGTCTGGCGCGGCACGCGGCGGCTCACCGTTTGAATACATCGACTACGCCGCCTCCAAAGGCGCCATGGACAGCATGACCATCGGCCTCTCCAAAGAAGTGGCTGCCGAAGGCATCCGCGTCAACGCCGTCCGCCCCGGCGTGATCGAAACCGACATCCATGCCGACGGTGGCGAACCCGGCCGCGTCGCCCGCCTGGCCAGCACCGTCCCCATGCAACGCGGCGGCCAGCCCGAAGAAGTCGCCGAAGCCATCCTCTGGCTCCTCTCCGACGCCGCCAGCTTCAGCACCGGCGCGTTTATTGATGTGACGGGGGGACGGTGA
- a CDS encoding helix-turn-helix domain-containing protein, translated as MTSRLLKTLQETAQDFADIGLLDTQTMREFDATSLPPVKDYTADEIKTLRQRCRASQAVFAAYLNTSPSTVQKWERGEKHPNGPSLKLLNLVERKGLDVLA; from the coding sequence ATGACTAGCCGCCTGCTGAAGACACTGCAAGAGACCGCACAGGACTTCGCCGACATTGGCCTGCTCGACACCCAGACCATGCGCGAATTTGACGCCACAAGCTTGCCGCCAGTGAAAGACTACACCGCAGACGAGATCAAGACCCTGCGACAACGCTGCCGGGCCAGCCAAGCGGTATTTGCGGCCTACCTGAACACCAGCCCCTCGACGGTACAGAAATGGGAGCGGGGCGAGAAACACCCCAACGGCCCCTCGCTGAAACTGTTGAACCTGGTGGAGCGAAAAGGGCTGGACGTGCTGGCATAA
- a CDS encoding type II toxin-antitoxin system RelE/ParE family toxin — protein MHIYKTRSFEKWAGKEGLTDAALAAAVAEMENGLIDADLGGHVVKKRIALPGRGKSGGARTLLAYRTQDRAFFVYGFAKNERDNIDSQELKALKRLATIMLSWTATQLAHAVQQGKLLPVNPDGKEDNHD, from the coding sequence ATGCACATCTACAAAACCCGATCATTTGAAAAATGGGCTGGCAAAGAAGGCTTGACCGACGCCGCCTTGGCCGCAGCGGTCGCCGAGATGGAGAATGGCCTGATTGATGCAGACCTGGGCGGCCACGTGGTGAAAAAACGGATTGCCCTGCCAGGCCGAGGCAAAAGCGGTGGCGCCAGAACGCTGCTGGCTTACCGGACACAAGACCGCGCCTTCTTTGTGTATGGATTTGCCAAGAACGAGCGCGACAATATAGACAGCCAGGAGTTGAAAGCCTTGAAACGCCTGGCAACCATCATGCTGAGCTGGACCGCAACACAACTGGCGCATGCCGTGCAGCAAGGCAAACTGCTGCCAGTAAACCCGGACGGGAAAGAGGACAATCATGACTAG
- a CDS encoding LysR family transcriptional regulator ArgP, with amino-acid sequence MQLDQKQCEAFRVAIERGSLEQAATALHVTPSAISQRIRALEASLGRPLLVRSRPCRATPDGQALLQYVQRAALLEADLVARFTEGEEALLTVPVAVNADSVASWFLPAVAPFLIAQRVLLDVTVDDQDHTYQLLQAGLALGCISTEAQPMRGCVAEPLGVMRYRAMASADFMQRWFPDGVSRERLRHAPVMVFNRKDRLQADFLQQHFGLSDQAWPRHYLPASEPFLQAVRLGLGWGMLPEVQVGGLADCNGLHDLLPAHPVDVGLYWHSWKVQSPRLEHLSRTLVQAGQRMLRPL; translated from the coding sequence ATGCAGCTGGACCAGAAGCAGTGCGAGGCGTTTCGTGTCGCCATCGAGCGCGGCAGTCTGGAGCAGGCCGCCACGGCGCTGCACGTCACCCCTTCCGCTATCTCGCAGCGTATTCGTGCGCTGGAAGCGTCGCTGGGTCGGCCGCTGCTGGTGCGCAGCCGCCCCTGCCGCGCCACGCCGGATGGGCAAGCCCTGCTGCAATACGTGCAGCGGGCCGCTCTGCTGGAGGCCGATCTGGTGGCTCGCTTCACTGAAGGGGAGGAGGCCTTGCTCACCGTGCCGGTGGCGGTGAATGCCGATAGCGTCGCCAGCTGGTTCCTGCCCGCCGTTGCCCCTTTCCTGATTGCCCAGCGGGTACTGCTGGACGTGACGGTAGACGATCAGGACCACACCTATCAGCTGCTGCAAGCCGGGCTGGCGCTCGGCTGCATCTCCACCGAAGCCCAGCCCATGCGCGGCTGCGTGGCCGAACCGCTGGGCGTGATGCGCTACCGTGCCATGGCCTCCGCCGACTTCATGCAGCGCTGGTTCCCCGATGGCGTCAGCCGCGAGCGCCTGCGCCACGCCCCGGTGATGGTGTTCAACCGCAAAGACCGGCTACAGGCCGACTTCCTGCAGCAGCACTTTGGCCTCAGCGACCAAGCCTGGCCCCGCCACTACTTGCCCGCCTCCGAGCCCTTCCTGCAAGCGGTGCGCCTCGGCCTCGGCTGGGGTATGCTGCCCGAAGTTCAAGTGGGCGGCCTTGCCGATTGCAACGGCCTGCACGACTTGCTACCCGCCCACCCCGTCGACGTAGGCCTCTACTGGCACAGCTGGAAAGTACAATCCCCCCGCCTGGAACACCTCTCCCGCACGCTGGTGCAGGCTGGACAGCGGATGTTGAGGCCGTTGTGA
- a CDS encoding LysE/ArgO family amino acid transporter has protein sequence MLSAALSGFSLAAGLIMAIGSQNAHVLRMGLLRQHVGKTVLVCMLSDALLIAAGVAGMGTLVQQHPLLLDLTRWGGAAFLFWYGLRAWRAAFASESLNLGDAAPRYTARQAMLTVLAFTLLNPHVYLDTVVLLGSIGAQQPGEGKLWFAIGSTTASILWFAALGYGARLLAPLFARPLSWRLLDGLVGTVMWSLTLSLVWR, from the coding sequence ATGCTTAGCGCCGCCCTGTCCGGATTCAGCCTTGCTGCCGGTTTGATCATGGCCATCGGTTCGCAGAACGCGCATGTGCTGCGCATGGGCCTGCTGCGCCAGCATGTGGGCAAGACGGTGCTGGTGTGCATGCTGAGTGATGCGCTGCTGATTGCCGCCGGGGTGGCGGGCATGGGTACGCTGGTGCAACAGCACCCTCTGCTGCTGGACCTCACCCGCTGGGGTGGTGCGGCGTTTCTGTTCTGGTATGGCCTGCGGGCGTGGCGGGCGGCATTTGCCAGTGAGAGCCTGAACCTGGGCGATGCGGCGCCTCGCTACACTGCGCGCCAGGCCATGCTCACGGTGCTGGCGTTTACCCTGCTCAACCCGCATGTGTATCTGGATACCGTGGTGCTGCTGGGCTCGATTGGCGCGCAGCAGCCGGGCGAGGGCAAGCTGTGGTTTGCCATCGGCTCCACCACCGCGTCCATCCTGTGGTTTGCCGCGCTGGGTTATGGGGCGCGGCTACTGGCACCGCTGTTTGCCCGGCCCTTGTCATGGCGGCTGCTGGACGGGCTGGTGGGCACAGTGATGTGGAGCCTCACGCTCTCGCTGGTGTGGCGGTAA
- a CDS encoding DUF1579 domain-containing protein, whose product MSSSTDFDFFMGRWNIQHQRLKERLANCQEWDHFHGSSHAQHILGGMGNIDDNYLEMPGGAYRAITLRSFDPATRQWSIWWLDGRFPGTLDAPMRGSFENGVGCFLADDVFQGRDIKVRFLWYPAKDGTPRWEQAFSVDNGQTWETNWIMIFHPAGEGSAQPV is encoded by the coding sequence ATGTCCTCCAGTACCGATTTTGACTTCTTCATGGGCCGCTGGAATATCCAGCACCAGCGCCTGAAAGAGCGTCTGGCCAATTGCCAGGAATGGGATCACTTCCACGGCTCTTCCCATGCCCAGCACATCCTGGGCGGCATGGGCAATATTGATGACAACTATCTGGAGATGCCGGGAGGCGCCTATCGTGCCATCACCCTGCGCTCCTTTGACCCCGCCACCCGCCAATGGAGCATCTGGTGGCTGGATGGCCGTTTTCCCGGCACGCTGGATGCCCCCATGCGCGGCAGCTTTGAAAATGGCGTGGGCTGCTTCCTGGCGGACGATGTGTTTCAGGGTCGGGACATCAAAGTCCGTTTCCTGTGGTACCCCGCCAAGGACGGCACCCCGCGCTGGGAGCAGGCCTTCTCGGTAGACAACGGACAGACCTGGGAAACCAACTGGATCATGATTTTCCACCCCGCCGGGGAAGGCTCAGCCCAACCGGTTTGA
- a CDS encoding MFS transporter has translation MQPTYAEKRNVLLLASAQALFQTISVMVLTLSGLIGQQLATDKRLATLPIAMMMVGAAATMIPASLLMQRHGRKAGFLLGTGLGCAAGLLAALALWLHHFWLFVLANTLVGGYQGFAQYYRFAAADIASADFKSRAISWVIAGGIVAGLLGPNIGRWTQSISPLPYLAAYLVLFGLSLLAMLIVSRTHIPPMQVSQQHGPARPLLTILRQPVFLTAVIGSAVGYAVMAMVMTATPLAMQLCGQPQGASATVIQWHVLGMFIPSFFTGNLIRRFGVLPIMGLGIALLALQVVISLSGIGFLHFLSGLILLGVGWNFLFIGGTNLLTESYQPSERAKTQAAHDFLMFGLVSLASLSAGGLLNTWGWQSVNLTVLPFLALALLAVLGLGIKRRGRLQLS, from the coding sequence ATGCAGCCCACCTACGCCGAGAAACGCAATGTGCTGCTGCTGGCCAGTGCGCAGGCCCTGTTCCAGACCATTTCCGTGATGGTGCTCACCCTCTCCGGGCTGATTGGCCAGCAGCTGGCCACCGACAAGCGGCTGGCTACCCTGCCGATTGCCATGATGATGGTGGGTGCCGCGGCCACCATGATCCCTGCTTCCCTGCTGATGCAGCGCCATGGCCGCAAGGCGGGCTTTCTGCTCGGCACCGGGCTGGGCTGCGCCGCCGGGCTGCTGGCCGCACTGGCCCTCTGGCTGCATCACTTCTGGCTGTTTGTCCTCGCCAATACGCTGGTGGGCGGCTACCAGGGCTTTGCCCAGTACTACCGGTTTGCCGCCGCCGACATTGCCAGCGCGGATTTCAAAAGCCGCGCCATCTCCTGGGTGATTGCGGGCGGCATTGTCGCCGGGCTACTGGGGCCGAACATCGGGCGCTGGACCCAAAGCATCAGCCCGCTGCCCTACCTCGCCGCTTATCTGGTGCTGTTTGGCCTCAGCCTGCTGGCCATGCTCATCGTCAGCCGCACCCATATCCCGCCAATGCAGGTGAGCCAGCAGCACGGCCCGGCGCGGCCCCTGCTCACCATCCTGCGCCAGCCGGTCTTCCTCACCGCCGTGATCGGCTCTGCCGTCGGCTATGCCGTGATGGCGATGGTGATGACTGCCACCCCGCTCGCCATGCAGCTCTGCGGCCAGCCGCAAGGGGCCTCCGCCACTGTCATCCAGTGGCATGTGCTCGGCATGTTCATCCCCTCGTTTTTCACCGGCAACCTGATCCGCCGCTTTGGCGTGCTGCCGATCATGGGCCTGGGCATCGCCCTGCTGGCGTTACAAGTCGTGATCTCGCTCAGCGGCATCGGCTTCCTGCACTTCCTCTCCGGGCTGATTCTGCTGGGTGTGGGCTGGAATTTCCTCTTCATCGGCGGCACCAACCTGCTCACCGAATCCTACCAGCCCAGCGAACGCGCCAAGACGCAGGCCGCGCACGACTTCCTGATGTTCGGCCTGGTCAGCCTCGCCTCCCTCTCCGCCGGTGGCCTGCTCAACACCTGGGGCTGGCAATCGGTCAACCTCACCGTCCTCCCCTTCCTCGCGCTCGCACTACTCGCCGTGCTGGGGCTGGGGATCAAACGGCGGGGGCGTCTCCAGCTGAGCTGA